A region of the Bacillus sp. NP247 genome:
TTTAAGATTTTTACATTTTTCAGTTTATTTAACCTTTAAAATAAATGTACACTCCTAATCCAACGATTAAAACAACGGCTAATATAATATAAATCATCGTAAGACGTTTAATATTCCCTTTTGTAGCTTTACTATAATTCGCATCACCATTTCTCCCGATTAACACCGTCGCAATTACAGTAATCACTACAAGTAATATAACGATTATTATCCCAGTTAACATTTCTTCCTCCCCCTCCTTACAACCATTTTACGATATTTCCCTTTTTATTTTACAGAATATTTAACCTTTTTTACTATTATTATGAAATAAATCGCAAAACTATTATTACTATGAATTTCCATATGTGATATATTTATAACATAATGTGACTTATTTATAATATTGCAAGGAGTACCTATCATGAAAACAACTTGGATTAAATATTTAGGTTTTCTCGGTTTCTTCGGTTTTCTCGGCTTTTTTTATGAAAAAGGATTATTTACTATGTTCTGTTTCTTCTCCTTTTTCACATCGTATAGAATGGTTCAACACGATGAACTGTTTGAACAAATCGTCAATAAATCGTGCCGCAATGCATTTATCGTTACATTACTAACTACCGCTATCATTATGTTCATTGAAATGCTATTTCCAAATCCAATCTTACAAGAGATTGATATCGCTATTATTTTCAGCACACTCATTCTTACGTTCAGTTTCTCTATGTTCTTTTACGATAAACCTGTTGATGAAATGGAAGATGCGCCATGGCGTTCGTGACGAAAATAAAAGAATACCGCGCCAAATTGAACATGACACAAGAAGATTTAGCGAAACAAGTTGGTGTACGTCGTGAAACGATTAGCCACCTTGAAAAAGGAAAGTATAACCCTTCCTTACAGCTTGCTCACGATATAGCGAAGGTACTACATAGTACGATTGATGAGATTTTTATTTTTGAGGATTGATAAAGGGCATCCAGTCACCAGAAGAGCATAAAAAATACCGGCATTCTTTCCATGAAGAATACCGGTACTTCTCATTTATTCCGCTATTTGTGGGAGTCGGGCTGATAATCAATCAGTGGAGGATGCTCCCATTGATTATAGTTTCACTTTATTACCCATACAAAACCGCATGAAATACGCCTAACAGTAAGTATTGATCCTGCATATAGTCATCATCATATACATTCATCTCGATGTAATACATATCTTCCTCAAGACGAATATTCCAATCTGCAATTACATAGCCCTTTCGTAATAACTTTCCAAGCCCAATTGAAGTTTTGTGAACAACATATTCTTCTCTCTTATATGTAAAGGTAAATAAGAAATTTGCATCCAATAACTTTCCGTCACATACAAGTATTTCATGCTCTACATCATTATTATCTTTGTACGTTACTAAAATCCTTCTTTGGCGCTGCCTACTTACATCCTTTGCAATGACGCGAATAGTGTCCTTACTATCCTTTATTTCATAAATGATATTACTACCAACTTTTGGAATGAAATCTAGTACTTTCATCAACGTATTTTTATAATAGCCTCGTACTACGCCTACTTGTTTGCTTTCATTGTAAACCTCTATCGACGTCGTATCCGCTTTACTATCACACGGTCGTTTGTAAGAAAGCTGCATCATTCGCTCTCCTCTTAAGTACTGATCAAACGTCACAGGATATTCTATCGCGCGCAGTTCCTTGTTTAGCTCATATAAATAGCGTTGAACGCTCCCTACTAATGTTGTAGTAGAGATACGCTCATGAAGTTCAAATTGTTGCCAACTGGAAGAAATTCTCCACTGATCGTCCTCTTCATAAAAGAAGCCAAGAATTATCTCATCACGGTCAATCGTTTCATAATTCATATGTACGTTCTGCCCGTGTTGCACTTGTTCCATCCACTGTCCTAAATAAATGCCGAGCTCTGCGACCTTCATGCATGACTTTTGAAAAAGTACTCTGTCACCCACACAAATCGTTAAATCCCCTTCAATAAAGCCCTTAGTATAAGCAGCATACCGTGGCTCATCCTTCTGTGGAATAGCCTTGTCTAACTCAAATAAAAACGTTAACATCTTTCACTCACCTCTAGTTGTTACACAGCTCATGCCTAACATCGCATCACTCTGAGAAACTATGTATATACATATATTTAATTCATGCATTATAACACGTAAATGACCTTAGTATGGTAGCGCTATTTTTTCTTCGCGAACTCCCTCATAATAGAATAACTATCCTTTTATTATTTTTTCTTGACTTAGAGTTCACTCTAACCATTATAATCAACTCATAGTTCATTCACAATAAAATCAACTGGATAAAATTCAGGAGGGATCGGAAAAACTAAAATCAAAAGCGGCTGACATTAACGCAGACCTGGATGTTGTCATTCGAACCTTCGATTTATCTGTTACTACAATTGTACATTAAGGTACTAGTCAAATAAAAACCAACGATTTCCTATACGTTAAGAAGCCAGTCATTCTTGTAATTTTTTCCTTATTTTACTTTCTCTTAATAGTCGTAAAGCTTCTATAATATATTTAGTGCATATAAAAGAGACGGAACCATAAAATCAGCAAATTAGAAAATAAAACAGGACGGGAGTCAGTTATTATGGAGCAATCAGATAAAGCATTTAGTCAGGCACTAGTAAAATCGTTAAGAGGAGAACGAGGACATCTTCCCATCAAGAATGCTTTGTTGGATATAGACGTGGCGCTTGCGGGAAAACGCAGAGAGGAACTGCCTTATTCTATTTATCAATTAGTAAAACACATGACCTATTGGCAAGATTTTCTCTTATTATCCGCTCAGGGAAAGAAGCCAGCATTGCCTGCCCATGTAAAAGAGAGCTGGCCTGAAGAAGAATGGCCTGGCAATGAAGAAGAGTGGCAACAAATTATTCAGTATTTTCTTCAAGGGATTGAACAGGCATGCACGATTGCCCAAACTGTTCAATTGGATAAAACATTGGAGGAATGGCCTGGTGAAACCCCTGGTGGCGTTCTACGCAATATTGCATCTCATAACTCCTACCATTTAGGAGAAATTGTGCTGATTCGCAGATTATTTAGTGCTTGGCCACCGCCAACAGGCGGATATCCGGTCTAAACAAGGAAAGGGTTCCACCCCATGCCCATTAACTTAAGGTTTTGGATTACCCCCAAAACGAAATTTTTACAACTTTACAGTTATTTATGAGAATTAAGTTCATTTTTTTCAGAACTGGGGAACAAACATTTTTTTAACTTGGTGGAGATAGGGTACAAAAATAAAAAAACGATTGCTCGGATCCTAAGAGACAATCGTTTTTTATTTTTAAGCTGTTTGTAATGACCAATTACAAACAGCTTAAAATATATCAACTATTCGACAACTTTTAACACGATTAAAATGAGGATACCTTTTCTTCCGCGACTTCCACAATTTCTAAAATTTGTAGCAGACTCTCCACTTCATAAGTCGGCTTAACACTCGTCGCATTCTCTTTCAGACTCGGATTATACCAACAAGTATCAATGCGGTAATCTTCTCCGCCCTTCATATCTGAAGTTAGTGAATCTCCAACCATTAGTACACTTGATTTATCAGTAATCCCAAGCTTCTCAAATGCATAATCAAAAATCTCACGTGCCGGTTTTTGATGGCCAACATCTTCAGAAATAATAATATGTTCAAAGAAGTTACTTAAAGGCGAATTCCCAATTCTTGATTGTTGTACTTTTGTATATCCATTCGTAATGATACCTAACTTGCAATCTTGAAGATTCTCACATAATTGCACTGCACCTTCTATAAGATGTACTTCTTTCCCTAATTTTTCAAGGTATACATCACTAAATTGCTGCGCATCTACTTCTATACTATGAAGTTCAAATAATTGTCTAAATCGATCTACCGCTAATTCACCTAGCGTAATCATTTTATTTTCTAGATCGCTCCATAATCCATTACTAATCTCTTTATAACTTGCAAGGTAATCATCATACCCTGTAGGCATGCCGAACTGTACAAACGCGTTATGTAATGCGTTTCTTTCCGTTTCAGGGAAATCTAATAATGTGTCATCTACATCGAATAGTATTACTTTGTATTTCATGATGTTCGCCTCAATTCCTATTTTCAAAACTTCATTTTCATAGCTTAATTATAAGCTTTTATATATTTCATTATAAAGTGCTTTGACTCGCTCTTTATAGAATACACCTTTATCCTTTATTTTCAAATGTGCTATAAATAAGTTTGCTAGCATGACCGCTGTATCTAGTCTATAAAATAAATTAACAATATGAGGGGTAGCATTAAAGATACTATCATTCTTATATCCATCTTTAAATTCATCCCAACTAACCTCATTTGTTTCAGCTATTCTCATAAGCTCCAATAATGGATGACCAATTAAAGCGTTATCCCAATCAACCATTGCTTTAACTTCTCCATTATACCCAATTAAATTGGCTGGTCGAATGTCCATATGTAATAAACACTTTACATGATTAGCTGTACTAAGAATATGTTCAATTGTTTGTGCATCTGGAAGTTTAATACCACAATTCGTAATTGTATTAAAACCTTCTACTCGTTTCACAATGCGTTCCGCTATATACTTACTAATTGGCTCTTTAATATTCTGCTCGTAATGTAAACCTTTAATTGGCATACTATGAAGTTTATTAACTAGTTCTCCTATTTTATAAGCAGAAATAGGCATATGATCTGTAGCCACATAATCTGAAATCAAAAAATCAAGGTCGGTAGAAAGATGCAATCCGTGTATCCTTGGTACTGGAATGCCTTTTGAATTGCAAAACTTAGAAAGCTCTGCTTCCTTTTGCAACGAAATCCGACTATTAAATACATCTTCATTTATATTTTCTACTTCTCTTTCCCACGGCACTCGAAATGCTAATGGCCCTTTTTCTGAATCTCCGCGAAATACGATATTTTGCACTCCCGTTCCAATCACCTTTAAATCCTGCACAGCTAATTCCTTATATTCTTGACTTAATATTGTTGTTAAATTTCCCCTTAACTCCTCTGCTTTTAAACGTGTATGGATCATTTTATCCCCCGATTCGTAAGTTCTTTTCATCCATTTTCTCCTCGGTGCACAACATCCTCATAAACAAAATTATAGCAACAATAAAAAAAGGAGGCTAATCCAAATCAGCCTCCCTCCTTGTTATTTATCTTCTAGCAATAACACTTTCATTTCCTCTAACGACTCTTTCGTAAAGCCAAGAGCTTTTTCAGCATATGCTTCAACTGATCCGTATTGCTTTTGGATTTCATCAATCGCAGCTTGTAAATACTCAGCGCGCGCTTCAAACATTGCACCTAATATTGCTCTACTTTCATCGTTTTGTAATTTCGCACCTAAAAAGGCCATCATTTTTTCGTTTAACTTTTCACGAAAACCGTTACTTAGTAAGTAGTCTTCCATTACTGTTTTTTCTGGTACACCTAGTAAAAGTAGTAATAATGCTGAGCCAAATCCAGTACGGTCTTTTCCAGCTGTACAGTGGTTTACTAACGGTAAGTTTTCCGGGTTTTGTGCGAGTTGTAAAAAGCTTATGAAAGCCTCGTTGCCATCGACGAAATCTTGATTCATTTTCACAAGGTATTCGCCTGGTTTCCCTAACATAGATAGGTCACCAACTTGGAAAAACTCATTTATATTTAAATCTTTCGCTAAGTCTTGCATAACTGGTAAGCATACTTGGCGAGCACCTGTAATGCCTGGATTCGGCTTATGCTTTACTTCAAAGTCTGTACGGTAATCACAAATTAATTTTAAGCCCGACTTCTGTAAATACTCGATATCCCATTCTGTTAATCCTGCTAATTCTTCAGAACGGTACAATTTGCCCCATTTTACTTTACGGCCTTCAGTCGTTTCATATCCTCCCATATCACGGAAGTTAAACGCTCCTTGTAGTGGCAATCTACGCTCAGCTACTGTAACTGCTTGTCCATTATTTCCTACTAACCTAAAATAGGGACGCTCATTCTCACTCGGGTTTTCAATTATACATGATGATTCTCCATTTACCGTTACAAGTAATTCACCATTTTCTTCAATATGATCTGGTGAATTACTCCAATAAATTTTCACTTCTTCTATATTATTTTCCCACTTTATTTGTAACGTAGTAGCTTCATTTCTTTCTACAGTTGCTTGTAACCAATTTCTTTGCTGCCCCATTCTTTCACCAACGCTTTCTCTTATAATCGAATCTTACTCTATTGTATTATAGGAATATCTACTTTGTCGTTCTCATTTTTCTTTTTATCTTACAAACAGGCATAAAGTTCTTTCACTTGTTCAAAATTTGTACACGGATTCTCACTAGATGAGTTCCAGATTATATCTTAAAACTTCCTCACATATCGCTCGGTAGCACTTAACAGCTGACATCCATTCTTTTCAAAAACATCCTTCATCCACTCGTTTTGTACATTTGTCTCCCCAATATAATAAGATGCTCCTATTTCTTTTAAAACAAACATTGCCCCTGTAAAGAATGCTGTTTCATACCCTTTATTTCGCATATTTGGAGCGACTGCGAAATACATTAGTTTTCCTTCTTCTAACGTACCTCTCTCAATATGCGGGATTACAATTCCTATTGGCTCTTCACCTACAACTGCTGTTAAACAATGCTCTTTCCATTGCCCACCAATTTCTTGTTCCATCATATGTACAAATTGATTATAATCGACTTGTTCTCCTGTCACTTCATTCCACAGTGAATAAAAAACGTCT
Encoded here:
- a CDS encoding DUF3796 domain-containing protein produces the protein MKTTWIKYLGFLGFFGFLGFFYEKGLFTMFCFFSFFTSYRMVQHDELFEQIVNKSCRNAFIVTLLTTAIIMFIEMLFPNPILQEIDIAIIFSTLILTFSFSMFFYDKPVDEMEDAPWRS
- a CDS encoding helix-turn-helix transcriptional regulator, whose translation is MAFVTKIKEYRAKLNMTQEDLAKQVGVRRETISHLEKGKYNPSLQLAHDIAKVLHSTIDEIFIFED
- a CDS encoding cytoplasmic protein; protein product: MLTFLFELDKAIPQKDEPRYAAYTKGFIEGDLTICVGDRVLFQKSCMKVAELGIYLGQWMEQVQHGQNVHMNYETIDRDEIILGFFYEEDDQWRISSSWQQFELHERISTTTLVGSVQRYLYELNKELRAIEYPVTFDQYLRGERMMQLSYKRPCDSKADTTSIEVYNESKQVGVVRGYYKNTLMKVLDFIPKVGSNIIYEIKDSKDTIRVIAKDVSRQRQRRILVTYKDNNDVEHEILVCDGKLLDANFLFTFTYKREEYVVHKTSIGLGKLLRKGYVIADWNIRLEEDMYYIEMNVYDDDYMQDQYLLLGVFHAVLYG
- a CDS encoding DinB family protein; the encoded protein is MEQSDKAFSQALVKSLRGERGHLPIKNALLDIDVALAGKRREELPYSIYQLVKHMTYWQDFLLLSAQGKKPALPAHVKESWPEEEWPGNEEEWQQIIQYFLQGIEQACTIAQTVQLDKTLEEWPGETPGGVLRNIASHNSYHLGEIVLIRRLFSAWPPPTGGYPV
- a CDS encoding YjjG family noncanonical pyrimidine nucleotidase; the protein is MKYKVILFDVDDTLLDFPETERNALHNAFVQFGMPTGYDDYLASYKEISNGLWSDLENKMITLGELAVDRFRQLFELHSIEVDAQQFSDVYLEKLGKEVHLIEGAVQLCENLQDCKLGIITNGYTKVQQSRIGNSPLSNFFEHIIISEDVGHQKPAREIFDYAFEKLGITDKSSVLMVGDSLTSDMKGGEDYRIDTCWYNPSLKENATSVKPTYEVESLLQILEIVEVAEEKVSSF
- a CDS encoding phosphotransferase family protein, encoding MKRTYESGDKMIHTRLKAEELRGNLTTILSQEYKELAVQDLKVIGTGVQNIVFRGDSEKGPLAFRVPWEREVENINEDVFNSRISLQKEAELSKFCNSKGIPVPRIHGLHLSTDLDFLISDYVATDHMPISAYKIGELVNKLHSMPIKGLHYEQNIKEPISKYIAERIVKRVEGFNTITNCGIKLPDAQTIEHILSTANHVKCLLHMDIRPANLIGYNGEVKAMVDWDNALIGHPLLELMRIAETNEVSWDEFKDGYKNDSIFNATPHIVNLFYRLDTAVMLANLFIAHLKIKDKGVFYKERVKALYNEIYKSL
- a CDS encoding tyrosine-protein phosphatase produces the protein MGQQRNWLQATVERNEATTLQIKWENNIEEVKIYWSNSPDHIEENGELLVTVNGESSCIIENPSENERPYFRLVGNNGQAVTVAERRLPLQGAFNFRDMGGYETTEGRKVKWGKLYRSEELAGLTEWDIEYLQKSGLKLICDYRTDFEVKHKPNPGITGARQVCLPVMQDLAKDLNINEFFQVGDLSMLGKPGEYLVKMNQDFVDGNEAFISFLQLAQNPENLPLVNHCTAGKDRTGFGSALLLLLLGVPEKTVMEDYLLSNGFREKLNEKMMAFLGAKLQNDESRAILGAMFEARAEYLQAAIDEIQKQYGSVEAYAEKALGFTKESLEEMKVLLLEDK
- a CDS encoding GNAT family N-acetyltransferase; translated protein: MTTIEQLEKHFKIRRSASSITIKENNAEIFTEEQLEEMMQYCVAEAENEGLEKLHFEVSSKSPNYNVYKKCFETYSFEYVTENMIVFKDIYEVEDIESDIDFKLIEEVGEDVFYSLWNEVTGEQVDYNQFVHMMEQEIGGQWKEHCLTAVVGEEPIGIVIPHIERGTLEEGKLMYFAVAPNMRNKGYETAFFTGAMFVLKEIGASYYIGETNVQNEWMKDVFEKNGCQLLSATERYVRKF